A single Triticum dicoccoides isolate Atlit2015 ecotype Zavitan chromosome 2A, WEW_v2.0, whole genome shotgun sequence DNA region contains:
- the LOC119354743 gene encoding protein NRT1/ PTR FAMILY 4.5-like — protein MGSSSGLVDWRGRPVNPKKHGGVRASIFIHALVLLSNAANIANIMNLVTYLRGTMHMGVAEASTTASNFFAALQMFSIPAAFLADSYIKRFYTVLIFGPIEILGYILLAVQAHVPSLHPPPCSPTGAQTCETVRGSNLSLLLLGLYLIPIGDGAARACLPALGGDQFDTADPVEQRQETSFFNWYTFAVSSGGFVGLVLVVWVENRRGWDIGFTLCALCVLLGMLIWMAGFPFYRNQLPGGSAITRILQVLVVAFKKRNVQLPDNASELKQLNQDDHNVLEELQRTDGFRCLEKSVVETGETGPWSLCTVTQVEETKIVLRMVPIFLSSVLGYIPVPLILNFTVQQGNTMDTKLGGVHISPATLFVIPTVFQMVILVLYDRFIVPFLRRITGYVGGVTHLQRIGIGFLSATVATGVAALVEAKRKRVAEENGLMEATTGIPMSVFWLTVQFFLLGVVDVTSFVGLLEFFYSEASTGMKSVGSSIFYCILGVSSWLGSLLIQVANRVTRRADGTGGWLDGTNLNMGKLDNFYWLLAVLELVSLFVYTFFARRYVYRNEQRVVDVDTKVPMEGATFGDVMI, from the exons TTCCATCTTCATTCACG CTCTGGTGCTGCTGAGCAACGCTGCCAACATCGCCAACATCATGAACCTGGTGACCTACCTTCGCGGCACCATGCACATGGGGGTGGCGGAGGCCTCAACGACGGCCAGCAACTTCTTCGCGGCGCTGCAGATGTTCTCCATCCCGGCGGCCTTCCTCGCCGACTCTTACATCAAGCGCTTCTACACCGTCCTCATCTTCGGCCCGATCGAGATTCTG GGCTACATCCTACTAGCAGTGCAAGCGCACGTCCCGTCTCTGCACCCGCCGCCCTGCAGTCCCACTGGCGCGCAGACCTGCGAGACGGTCCGTGGCTCCAACCTGAGCTTGCTCCTCCTGGGCCTCTACCTGATCCCCATCGGCGACGGCGCGGCGCGCGCGTGCCTGCCGGCGCTGGGAGGAGACCAGTTCGACACGGCCGACCCCGTGGAGCAGCGGCAGGAGACGAGCTTCTTCAACTGGTACACCTTCGCCGTGTCCTCCGGCGGCTTCGTCGGCCTGGTGCTCGTCGTGTGGGTGGAGAACAGGAGAGGATGGGACATCGGCTTCACCCTGTGCGCTCTCTGCGTGCTGCTGGGGATGCTCATATGGATGGCCGGCTTCCCTTTCTACAGGAACCAGCTGCCCGGTGGAAGCGCCATCACAAGAATCTTGCAG GTTCTTGTGGTGGCATTCAAGAAAAGAAATGTTCAGTTGCCTGACAACGCAAGTGAACTGAAGCAACTGAACCAAGATGATCACAATGTCCTTGAAGAGCTGCAGCGGACAGATGGCTTTCG GTGCCTGGAGAAATCGGTGGTAGAGACCGGAGAGACAGGGCCATGGTCGCTGTGCACCGTGACCCAGGTGGAGGAGACCAAGATCGTCCTCCGGATGGTGCCCATCTTCCTCAGCTCCGTCCTCGGATACATCCCGGTGCCGCTCATCCTCAACTTCACCGTGCAGCAGGGGAACACCATGGACACCAAGCTCGGCGGCGTCCACATCTCCCCGGCCACGCTCTTCGTCATCCCCACCGTCTTCCAGATGGTGATCCTCGTCCTCTACGACCGGTTCATCGTCCCCTTCCTGCGCAGGATCACCGGATACGTGGGCGGCGTCACGCATCTGCAGCGCATCGGGATCGGGTTCCTCTcggccaccgtggccaccggcgtcgccgccctggtggaggccaagaggaagagggtcgCGGAGGAGAACGGCCTCATGGAAGCCACCACCGGGATCCCCATGTCCGTCTTCTGGCTGACGGTGCAGTTCTTCCTCCTCGGGGTGGTGGACGTCACCTCCTTCGTGGGGCTCCTCGAGTTCTTCTACAGCGAGGCGTCCACGGGGATGAAGTCCGTCGGCAGCTCCATCTTCTACTGCATCCTCGGGGTGTCGTCTTGGCTGGGGAGCCTGCTCATCCAGGTGGCCAACCGGGTCACCAGGCGCGCCGACGGGACGGGAGGCTGGCTGGACGGCACCAACTTGAACATGGGCAAGCTCGACAACTTCTACTGGCTGCTTGCTGTGCTTGAGCTGGTGTCGCTCTTCGTCTACACCTTCTTCGCCAGGAGGTATGTGTATAGGAATGAGCAAAGGGTTGTGGATGTGGACACCAAGGTTCCAATGGAAGGTGCCACCTTTGGTGATGTGATGATCTAG